The following are encoded together in the Lathyrus oleraceus cultivar Zhongwan6 chromosome 3, CAAS_Psat_ZW6_1.0, whole genome shotgun sequence genome:
- the LOC127132086 gene encoding ras-related protein RABA3 encodes MNQEMNGVEAEKLQEKIDYVFKVVVIGDSAVGKTQILSRFTKNEFCFDSKSTIGVEFQTKTVTINGKLIKAQIWDTAGQERYRAVTSAYYRGALGAMLVYDITKRQTFDHVARWVEELRSHADGSIVIMLIGNKGDLVDQRGVQTEDAVEFAEDQGLFFSETSAFSGENVNSAFLKLLQEINKVVSKRSLECNNGIKGNGNHDVAALKGEKIDIISGSELEISEIKKLHSCSC; translated from the exons ATGAACCAAGAAATGAATGGAGTAGAAGCTGAAAAGCTTCAAGAAAAAATAGATTATGTGTTTAAGGTTGTCGTGATTGGTGATTCTGCAGTAGGAAAAACTCAAATATTGTCGAGGTTTACGAAGAATGAGTTCTGTTTTGACTCAAAATCAACCATTGGTGTTGAGTTTCAAACTAAAACTGTCACTATTAATGGTAAACTCATCAAAGCTCAGATCTGGGATACTGCTGGCCAAGAAAG GTATAGAGCGGTGACAAGTGCATACTATAGAGGAGCATTAGGGGCCATGCTAGTCTACGACATAACTAAAAGACAAACATTTGATCATGTTGCTAGATGGGTTGAGGAACTGAGATCACACGCTGACGGTTCGATCGTCATCATGTTAATTGGTAACAAAGGTGATCTTGTGGACCAAAGAGGTGTACAGACTGAAGATGCGGTTGAGTTTGCAGAGGATCAGGGTCTCTTTTTCTCAGAAACTTCTGCTTTTAGTGGTGAAAATGTGAACTCTGCTTTTCTGAAGTTGCTTCAAGAGATTAATAAGGTTGTTTCTAAAAGGTCTTTGGAATGTAATAATGGGATTAAGGGAAATGGTAATCATGATGTTGCAGCACTTAAAGGGGAGAAAATTGATATAATTTCAGGTTCTGAATTGGAAATTAGTGAAATCAAGAAATTGCATTCATGTTCTTGTTGA